One window of the Candidatus Bathyarchaeia archaeon genome contains the following:
- the brxL gene encoding BREX system Lon protease-like protein BrxL, with protein MSNMDNVSAKLKYIYDQAVVKKDLILHGHIGRLPRFIAEYLIAKVCGDQITPEGLKKVSELVEKYYREPQEKDRVKFDLVKNGKVDLIAELKVEKDIETGLNFANLLNIPIEDPIVIPDHIVEEYPRLLEMGLWGKVSIEYNPSRAIKMQVTDFKPFQIANVDLEEFAKGRREFTTQEWINILISTIGYNPTVLPQRKKIVILTRLLPLVEENLNMMELGPRNTGKTYVFSNSSFYVRIFSGGKVSPAVLIWNLQRDTPGEIPTRDCVVFDEVSKIEFMNAAEMMGKLKHFMASGEYERGKRKGSSGCSLAFLGNVDVSGERPIEEFTYVLPEDMRDSAFIDRLHGFIPGWEVPKVGRADVYLSRYYGFATDYFSEIMHQLRKKHEFTAYISSRVELQNVDRRDQIAIERVASGMLKLLAPHGDIADEELKIALDIAIEYRQRIAEWLHYMAPGEYPMKKIGYKVRG; from the coding sequence ATGAGTAATATGGATAATGTAAGCGCTAAGCTCAAATACATATATGATCAGGCTGTGGTGAAAAAGGATTTAATTCTCCACGGCCATATCGGAAGGCTCCCAAGATTCATAGCGGAATACTTGATTGCAAAGGTCTGTGGAGACCAAATCACTCCTGAGGGCCTCAAAAAAGTATCGGAACTAGTGGAAAAATACTATAGAGAGCCCCAAGAGAAAGATAGAGTGAAATTCGACCTTGTCAAAAATGGAAAGGTGGACCTTATAGCTGAGCTCAAGGTGGAGAAAGATATTGAGACGGGACTTAACTTTGCAAACCTTCTAAATATCCCAATAGAAGACCCAATAGTAATCCCGGACCATATTGTCGAAGAATATCCTAGGCTCCTAGAAATGGGATTATGGGGGAAAGTCTCGATAGAATATAATCCAAGTCGCGCAATAAAGATGCAGGTCACAGACTTCAAGCCATTCCAAATAGCGAATGTAGACCTAGAAGAATTTGCGAAAGGAAGAAGAGAATTCACAACGCAAGAATGGATAAATATTCTCATAAGCACCATAGGATATAATCCCACAGTTCTACCACAGAGAAAGAAGATAGTAATCTTAACAAGGTTACTCCCACTAGTTGAAGAAAACTTAAATATGATGGAGCTAGGCCCCAGAAACACTGGCAAAACATATGTCTTCAGCAACTCCTCATTTTACGTGAGAATATTCTCTGGCGGAAAGGTGAGCCCAGCGGTACTAATATGGAATCTCCAAAGAGATACGCCCGGGGAAATACCCACAAGGGACTGTGTAGTTTTTGATGAGGTAAGCAAAATAGAATTCATGAATGCGGCGGAAATGATGGGAAAGCTTAAGCATTTTATGGCCTCAGGAGAATATGAAAGAGGGAAGAGAAAAGGAAGCAGCGGCTGCTCACTAGCCTTCCTTGGAAACGTCGACGTGAGCGGAGAGAGACCAATAGAAGAATTCACCTATGTTCTGCCAGAAGATATGAGGGACTCAGCCTTCATAGACAGGCTTCATGGATTTATTCCCGGATGGGAAGTCCCAAAAGTCGGAAGAGCCGACGTATATCTCTCCAGATATTACGGTTTCGCTACAGACTACTTCTCAGAGATAATGCATCAGCTGAGAAAGAAACATGAATTTACAGCCTACATAAGCAGCCGGGTAGAATTACAGAATGTAGACCGGAGGGATCAAATAGCGATAGAACGAGTGGCAAGCGGAATGCTTAAGCTACTGGCGCCTCATGGCGACATAGCCGATGAAGAACTAAAAATTGCCCTAGATATTGCCATCGAATATAGGCAACGCATAGCTGAATGGCTCCATTACATGGCTCCAGGAGAATACCCAATGAAGAAGATAGGCTACAAGGTAAGAGGATGA